The Pyxicephalus adspersus chromosome 1, UCB_Pads_2.0, whole genome shotgun sequence sequence gCAGACATTGAAGTAATAAGTACCTGTGATGCCATAACTCCCAGGTGCAGTGGTGTAGGAACAAGGGTTGCAGAGGTCTTGATTGAGACCTGGCCCCTTATTCCAGAGGACCTGTAGGGACCGTCCTTATGAGCACTGTCTAACTGCTCACTGCTGTACACAGAGCTGGCGGAGAAGATCGTCTACCACTGGCTTCCTCTTTATAGACAGGAGACAGTAGTAGTAGATGTTATTTGCCAGCTTCATTTACAACAGCGAGCAGACAGTTATGTTAGACTTGCAGGTAAACTGATGGGAGTCAGATAGAACAGGGGTTTTGGAGGGGCTAATGTAAATGTAGGATTCTGATGTAAAGAGTGCTACTGATATAAAGATGGGACTTTAGTGTGAAATTGGGGATACCATTAGGAGGCACAGGACTTCACCTAACAGGTAAAGCTCTGATATAAATTGGGGTATCCCCAATGCGTGGGCTTTGTCAGAGTTGATAACCGGGGTCCATAGATCTGCAGCTAGAAGACCATGGGTGGCAGTGTTGAGTTGTGCAGATAGGGGGACCTAGGGGGGATATCTACACCCAGGGTACTTCTTCAGAAAGTCCTGTGGCAGAGTGACAGAGGACATATTTGTGGGGAGGAGGCTGATCTGTAACAAGGAAAAGTTTCTCTGCTTTTACCCCAACCCCACAGCtgcaagttttaatattttaaaatgagagaGGCAGGGGGCACAGTGACATGCTCTACTGCCCCGTTTGTAGCAGTGCCCCTGAAGACTCCAAGATTGGCCCAGGCCAGACATGAAAGCCACCTTCATTCAGTGTTGTGTCTGTTGCAGAGTTGAAAGTGACATCCTATGGCTTCTAAATGCTCCTTCCAATGAGCACAAGGATAGATATTAGCAGCAGGCTGGATATAAAGTATTCAGTCTTCAGCAGACACAGTAAGACCAACTGTAAAGACACTGggtttgatttattgaagctctcaaagactggagaagacagaccatcatgggtgaatctgggtgaccaagcaaacttggaatggatttggtctaggattgaaaacatttaccagctAGGAGCAAATGTTTTTACCATAACAGGTCTCCAAggatcactcatgatagtctatcttcccaaaTCTTGGAGATCAATTATATCTGTAGGCTTTCCACTGTAGtttaggacccattcacactACAGAGTTACAGTAAGttgcagtaaaaaatgttttaccactaTTTATTAGGCCATTGAGCAAGAGCTGGGTACTCTTTTTCCACTCCTTATATGTTTTAACAACAAGTTGTAGAGTAAAGCTATATTTAATATACCTTTTTAAGTTTATATAGTAGTAAGTAGGCATGATGTAACAtatatccaatgtatgtcaatAGGAAACTTATGAATAAAAGgagttactcttttttttttttttatttgaaaaatatttttttttgagatacACCAGggttcatacaataaaaaaaacatttgcataaagaATCAGAAATACATATCCAACAGTAAATAAagtctaaataatatatattgttaacaACGTCATGAATAGAAGGAGAACCCGGGGGGGGGGATTACAGATCAGCTGTGTGGTCAAACTCACACTCAATACAATATCAGACAATGGAACATATTTTAACCTATAGAAGTTTGGGATAAATAAAAGGAGTTACTCTTGAGGGGGTCGGGAGAGAATGGACCATCGTATTCTCTCATGAACTGATCCATATCATCAATCATGCTATATCCTTATacgctttctttctttttatttacttttatttattggcagtagacttctccagcacacaaattttattcactttcttctgaaagatattattttttatcaatctCACCCTGTAACTTTATTGCCTCATCATGTAGTACTACATCAATGATGTGAGCATATTAAGGGTAACTGACTTAcctactgtttttatatttttagggttCCCCATAGATTGTGATAAACTACCTAAGGACAGCCCAAGTGGGGTTTATGTAATCAAACCCGACACATCACCTCCACTGGTAGTCTACTGCCATGTGGATGAGGATGGTAAGGGTTGGACAGTAATTCAGAAGAACTCATTAAAAACTGAACTCACATGGCTAGAATCCTGGACCACCTATAAATATGGCTTTGGAAACGTGATGCAGGATTATTGGCTGGGGAATGAGTACATTCATCTTCTCACCTCTCAGAGGGTCTACATGGTACGGTTTCAAATAACAGACAAAGCAGACAAGGAGTGGCACGCTGATTATGATATCTTTAGTCTGGACAAAGAAGTTAATGGATATACACTCCGCTTAGGCAGGTATTCAGGTACTGCAGGGGACTTCCTTTCTACATTTGACACAAATAATATTCATGATAACATGaagttctctgcaaaggataaagACCAGGACCGCAGTTCCTCTAACTGTGCATCAACCTATGGCGGCTGGTGGTATGATAACTGCTACATTGTCATGCTGAATGGCAAGAGCTACATCTACTGGAAGAACGTTTGTACTGGAGATTGCACCAAGTCAATGATTATGGTCCGACCTACAGGTATCTGCTGAAGTATGTACAAAACAGAAATGGACTATGGGTGATAGCAGAAAACTGTATGGGAGTGATGGTGAATGAGCACCACTGTAATGTCCTTTTCTTCTAAgtaataaatgtcattattctccccataaattatatttatatatacatatatatatttccttatactccaaaatgccaaaaatgttttcatatttaaaaatacaccaaTAAGGACacctaatgttttatatttttttgttaataacaAGACAATAGCAAGACTTATGGCTGATTCTCCCTAGCAGTAGCAGAGGTTGATTTCCAAATGACTGCTTCATCCCACTTGTTATATCAGCCACAGAAGAGCAGTGGGGCTTTGTTCCAGTGGGCTATTATGTGTGCAAAAAgggtcatgaaaaaaaaaagtgttgaaaaagTAATATCTGTTTCAGTGTGTCCctttaaggaaaaatatattatctgctactgtttttttaaattgtattttattagttttcaaaagaaatatacaacacaaaaaataagaAACTAACAGGACAATCAGagaaaaccacaaaaataaacatagtaacagaaaagaaaacatatatacaatatgctGTACCCAATTTACATATCACAAAATTTACCTTACAATATAGAGATGTAAAGTCAGCAGTTTAGTTAAGGCAAACAGTAAGGGGAAACAAATCAGCATCAGAGAAGCAAAAATCCAATGAACATAGAACAGTAGGAGAGCAAGTAAATCGGGGAAAGAAAGAGGATTAGGGGataagaaaaggaaagggaagagcCTGTGGACAGCTAAGAGGATTTGGCAGAATAAAAGGAATCCCAGTACACCAATATCTTATCACATTTATCAATGTTATCTTGAAGATTGgctgtaaggtattccattaTGTGGATGTTCTGAATACAATCTGATGTTTTCAAAGATGTAGGCTGCACTTGTTATCGTGATCCTGGCTTTAGTGAAGTTCAGATCTTTTTAGTCTTTATAGATTGCATACCAGGACATGCACTAAAGACAGGTTTAGAATGACAGTTCCAATTCTTGTGCCTTAAAAAAACATCACCAATGGTATCCTAAAAGGTCCATTGTAAACCAGGAAAAATATTGgcatataaatttaaaaagaaaaaaaaaaacaacttaacatAAAGTGCAATAAGTTAActattatatatctattatattatatctatattatattatatctattaAAGAATAGATGCAATGTTAAAAGGCAATAAGAAACTATACTTGACAGATTTGTGTTCCAGAATCtaactacaacttttttttttttgttttgctttgatttCAACAGTAGACCTTTTGTGAGGGATGTCCCTTTAACCTCTGGGCTCCAagactgtaataaaacaaagaaaagtaacaataatttttaatagaGAACAAAATGCAACCCCCTATACATCTATTTGGAAAAGTTCTACATCCCATCAGTTACTACTTTCTCAGCAAATGCATGGTACCACGAATAACATTCAGCttgaaatatcatttttaaatccaAAGTTCAACTTTGTTTTGTTCTTAAAAGTAAATATGACTTCactacaaaatatacatatttttgacACATGTGTAATTATCACAATATGaatgtatgtaactatgtagatTATGAACTCCAtgggtgtatatatgtatatgctttTCTCTGAATGTTTGCAGTTCTTTTCAGATGCAAACTTTACAAAATGTCATGCTTTGCCTTTTATTGTATAAGTAATGCAAAAAGCATAATGTGTTAAATTCACTTTAACATTTACGTCTAATTTTAAgtaaacattgcaataaaatgaGAATTCctttttaagtgtatgtaaagccataCTATTTTAGGATTAGGGAATcctttacatacaattaaatTTGCTACACCATTATTACTTCTAAAGAAAGAATAAGTTTTTACAAATAAGTATCTAAAAATAGTTAAATTGACTGGAAGTATGCTGTGATCAGCTCCCTGCTGTGATTCTTCAATGTAGGAGAcaagcttctaattgctaagtaaaaGAAATGGGAAGACTCTGCCTGACAGATAAACTGGAAATAAGCATCAATGTACATCTGGCCTTCGAAGCAGGATCAAGCTGTATTGGAACAGGAAGGTACttgcacaatatatttttggtaaatcaaaacaaatgtacagtcagattgtataGCCAGGTTGTATAAACTATGAAAACACTAAGCTTTTCATTTCATGtcttttgtaaattttaatgtGAATGTACACACTATTACACACTATAGCATTAAAAGAGTAATTTAATCTTCTCTTTGCCTGTATCAATCACACATACTCAGGGCTGCTGATTGAAAGTGGAAGGAATGTAGAGCAGTTCCCTAAAATCAGTGTTTCTAaaactttctaacatgggggaacaccactggatagctttcaggtcttcagggaattactatattcacaggtcatagtatattagtgtgcagatcagtaggaagaattcctcttacattgctgaccgtTGAGAAGAATACCACCAGtactgatagccaaaaacattattggtgtcaatttaaaccagtggtcgcaaacctttttggacctacgaaCCACTAAACTTTCGAGCTCCGGATCGCGCatgagccgtgtgtcactcaaaggggaagacacttccccagagtgacgtcgtGATgcaagaacccacccactctcccatggcaggcttaGACCTTTctgggtctgagcctgcgatgggacagtgggtgggttctgtccAGAACCACAACccgctctgagcctgtgatccatacaggggacatggaccgtggctctggtcagtgcacccccccagcagggtccttctcctgaccccactgggggacgTACTGGCCAGAGCCTTGGACCACTGGCCACCGCTGACCACTCAAGCAACCATTGGGGGAACCATAGAGTTTACGAAACCCTGGCTTAGAAACACTGCATTGAAAGGTTTAACAAGTAAAGGTTTACCAATAATATATGCAATAATTTGGCTTTATTGGGACTCTGTTCagcttttccttcacttttttttctttcatttttcattttcattttttttttcattttcattcttttcattGCCAGTAATAAAAGACAGCATACCTCAATGggatgacaaaaacaaaaaacagtcagTGGAACTGGCACCTAGAACAAGACAATCTGCTAGGCCCAAATAGCAAAGATGTCAggactgtttttattattttaaatccttttacTATGATTCCAgtctgtagtaaaaaaaaaaaaatacctgtgttCACCCTGAATATCCAATAATGTATATgtcaagaaaatgtgaaaaaaaaaatattttgctagtaCATTTTTAGGTATCCAAGCTTTACTTTTTAACATACACTTTGGTTTAGGTTTAAAGCTTCTAGAAAATCAACTTGATTGAGTACAATTACTGCACATGTGGAGACAGTAAAATAGCTTAATTGTTTGGAAAATGAGTCAGGATTTACTATGTGaaagaaacataaataatataatgttatcTCGTGCATCTCGGGTACCCAGCAATGATCCTAATGGCAGATTTTACCCCTAGATGATTTAGGAGGCAATCCGAGAGGACAGGTAGTGATGGGAGGTGGTCAGGTGTAAGAGTAAAAGgttgtgaaaaaatgaaaaatatactttCCTTGTGCAGTTTGCAGAACCAACACTAGATGTCTTTCCTACTCTATTATCTTACCTTGTCAGTTGGGAAATTTGTATGACTATGATATGGTGCTGTTCCTGTTCCCCTTGTATTTAAATTAGCAACTTGAAATGCAGTAAAATGccagttaaattattattattattattattaaacaggatttatatagcgccaacatattacgcagcgctgttaaATGGTTTCCATATATTATTTTGACACACGTATTACTTAGTTACTGTAACCTAACATACTATAGGCGGTTAATCAGTTCATATAACTGGAAATCTACAtagtaaatataattaataacgTGGTATAGTAGGCCTTAAgggatatttatttaaagctgaaaaggAATGGCTTGCcatattttcaaatgtaatatttgattggaatatgtataataaaagtattatgCTCGTTGCTAATTGTGAAATATGATAGATATGacaaaatgcaatgtttattattattcttctatTCCAATCTAATATAAAAGTTAATTGTTATAGacaaataattttgtgtatacatgttattattatatcttaaaaagtaattattagtaTAATTGATGTAATCATTATTTTGTATCCACTTGATAATTAGTTGAAATATGAAAAGCAATCATGATGTTTATGTGAAATTTATTAGGATGCTATTAGCTAGTACAATTTTTCTATACCAACAGTCTTATGCATAAGTTTTTTGACTACTAACTATGGAACCCACACATACACAGGAGtatcaactaaaaaaatacatttttcatttattttacattgttgctgGGTGTTAAACCTGATTAATTGATCCAATGTGCCCCTTTTTTCAAATCATGATTGATAAAAGCTGCATCATGAAGGTACTGCCTGCCTTTTGCCCTGTTCTTGCCGTGTCCTAGCTAACAATCCATGACAGAAGGACTTGTAGGTGATTACCTGCACCCAGCAAATAGATGTAAGTTCATCATTTTAGtcttatttgtatttgtttttgaatCTTTATGAAACATTAAGGTAATGGGATATCATTGATTCATTTTGTGTATTGATGTGTGAATATATTGTATTACCAATTGTTGTTGTATTtgtagatctcctcttcctgaggaagcagactgaGATTCTGCAAAACGCGTAGAAGGTTGGAATACCTCATATTAAAAGAGTTTCCATAAGGAGATCTATATTGGCGctactaatatttttatgtaatttggtatatattttatattgtgatttgtaataaagctgatattatatattttaccttcATTGGGGAAATTGTTCATTTGGCCTACAAAGCATTGTTATTTGGTTAGTTATCCAAAAGGAAAcccttttttgtttgtaaaacctAAAACAACTGAACCCATTGTTGGCTCCTTGGCTTTATCTGGAGCCAGTGGCACCCCAAAACTCTCAGTATCAAATTGTAATATTGCCAATAAGGTAATAGCCAGATGGAGGGAAAGTTTAGTAACTAACTATCCACCCCAATAAAAACAGGGAGTTATgtggtaaaaaattgtaaaaacatttccataaaataaattcccaacatttttttcaaacattttaacacTTGAATGCTCagttaaaaccaacaaaaatattacatttgaaacATACCATTTActgtacacaatttttttttctaaacttaaGGGTGATGTTTTAAATGACGCGACTCGTTCTGCAGGGCtgaacctgcttcttcaggggagcaCCACAGACAAGTTAAGATGGAAACAGCTGCACCAATTAGTGCTCTCACTATCATCCATAATCTTATATTGATGTAACAAGAGTTCCTAGGAATTTGGATTAATATCCTCTTCTTCAGTTCTAAAATAATCTGAATCCATCTTAATCCGTCCATCTCTTGTCTGTGGTGTTCTGCTTTACCCTGCTCACTAACTTTTAATCCAAATCTAGCGTTGAAACCCTTAATAAGTAAAGTGATCAACACACTTAACTTCTAacctaacaaatacaaaattaaccCTTAAACCTTTAATACNNNNNNNNNNNNNNNNNNNNNNNNNNNNNNNNNNNNNNNNNNNNNNNNNNNNNNNNNNNNNNNNNNNNNNNNNNNNNNNNNNNNNNNNNNNNNNNNNNNNNNNNNNNNNNNNNNNNNNNNNNNNNNNNNNNNNNNNTTTTTCTATCACAGCTGCCAAAGCAAACTCCATGTATGCTGGTGTCAGATATTACATGCAGTGATTATATCATCCCTCTGAAATTACCTTTAAGTAAGCTACCTGTAATTTTCTAATTGCTAGCCTACTTGCATAGTATGTAAAAAACATATCTCTGTTAGTTTGCTTCTCATATTGTCCCCTTCACATTGGGAAAATCAGTCTAAAATGATACAATTATATatcttatttattatatacttgtTTAGTAAAAACAACAGTCACAGTTTCAACTGTTCAATTTGTAAGTCCTAACATGGGGAAATCATATATTGAAAAGAATTCTGGATTTATCACAATAGAACTTAGATCTCCTAGTACTCTTttaattttgaacttttttgaGGTAcccttttaggattttttttacttttgtttctacAAAAGTACAGATGAAGTTAGACTGCGCACAGAATTTTGAGAATGGCAATTTTTTCTCCGTGGGCTTCTGCTCCAAAAAGTGCAACAGGTTGAATTAACATGTAAAATCTGTTTCTCAAATCATTACAAGCACAGGCTTCTgtacagtattttatattatcatttttcagTATTCAGAACTCTTCTAATTTCTAGGCCATACTTATTTATATTCTGAATATTACCTGTTCCAGATTACTGATATCACATAGATTGGACCAGCACAGGGAGTGCTCATAATTTGACTTCCATCAAGACAAGGAGTGAATATCTGCAAGTCTCAGAAGGATATGTACCACATATGTACTTCCCAATTCTATACAAGAGTAATAACCTGTGACATAACTAAACCAATACTGTAGCAACATGGCAGAATTATTATACAAAACTACTACaaagtattttcatttaaagCTAATGCACTACATAGCAAAatatttgtggacacctgaccatcacaactGTACCAAATGACAAGTACAGTGCAGTCTATTTTGCTGTTATGGGGTCCAGTATTGGGAGAAGAAGCCTATTTGGAAAGATGTTATGGCAAATTAAACTATGAAATCATCTGGAAAAACTGACCTCAGAAGCACACTCAAAGTAATCAAAGGATTTGCAAGTCTGAGCTTTGCTTTacatcaggcatgtccaaagtctggacACCCCTGCTATACATCATCTGTGCAGTATGGCATTTGAAATGCATACATAAAATTAGCTTTCATAGACATTTAAAACTCCCATAATGTTGCCACACTAAATCATACCTCCTAACTTAAGAAAGAGGGACAAAGTAAAGAGGCGATGCAAATAATGCCGAGTAATAGTGATGAAGCATGGTAAATAGAGCCTGAGCCATACATCAGAGTATTGTAT is a genomic window containing:
- the LOC140342575 gene encoding fibrinogen-like protein 1-like protein isoform X1, translating into MGKLKEFAAIYWPLAVCILSLSAVLAADDPPKVRLQEGFPIDCDKLPKDSPSGVYVIKPDTSPPLVVYCHVDEDGKGWTVIQKNSLKTELTWLESWTTYKYGFGNVMQDYWLGNEYIHLLTSQRVYMVRFQITDKADKEWHADYDIFSLDKEVNGYTLRLGRYSGTAGDFLSTFDTNNIHDNMKFSAKDKDQDRSSSNCASTYGGWWYDNCYIVMLNGKSYIYWKNVCTGDCTKSMIMVRPTVDLL
- the LOC140342575 gene encoding fibrinogen-like protein 1-like protein isoform X2, which codes for MGKLKEFAAIYWPLAVCILSLSAVLAADDPPKVRLQEGFPIDCDKLPKDSPSGVYVIKPDTSPPLVVYCHVDEDGKGWTVIQKNSLKTELTWLESWTTYKYGFGNVMQDYWLGNEYIHLLTSQRVYMVRFQITDKADKEWHADYDIFSLDKEVNGYTLRLGRYSGTAGDFLSTFDTNNIHDNMKFSAKDKDQDRSSSNCASTYGGWWYDNCYIVMLNGKSYIYWKNVCTGDCTKSMIMVRPTGIC